gctttattatttatatgactCGCTTGGTTTtggtaattgtaaatatttaattttgtgggTATGCTTTCtgatcacaaaaaaaatgaattttgaaccaGAAGGAAgggttttttatgtttacaatattATTCTTTCCTAAAATGCTAGTATTTTGTTgtgttaaacagaaatatttaaattgaagtttCTATATAGATGTACATAAAAAACATTGATTTACAAACTAATCAAGAAATTGAAAAGGGTGGTTTTGTTAGTGACCAGAAGGAAacaatatagtataatatttaatcaataggTTCTTCTAAATGTCAAGGAATATTAAATTCTGCCAGTTCTTTTCAAGAGTttgctagaaaatttaaaatttttacattcatctTTGACTATAGTGATACATAATCTGTGATTTTGTAgctaaaaatgcttttttttatcttttaaaattttctatttttataattggtttaGGAGTATTGCATCTaagatttcatttcattaagaTATCTAActgatggtaaaataaaaatttcacaaattatactaaaataatcaggctataaaaacttttcataattttataaaatactttttaaaaaataaaatattacataagtatgaacttttaatttaaaaccaaatcTCTACAGTTTGGACATAAGAAACACtagttattaatgttaaataaaacctGTCAAGTAAGATATATTATTAAccagaaattttaacaaatggaaaacaacaattattattgcCTCATACACATTCACTTTTCTAATTAAcgtaaaatcagaaaatattacatgtaaaatagAAATGCCAAAATACAAGTAATGCaaacaaaatgttttctgttcttttgttaaaaataaacaaatttatgtataCATCATAAATCAACAGTAATTCATTTCCTGTTAataaccttcaatttttttttattgtcttcagtcatttgactggtttgatgcagctctccaagattccctgtctagtgctagtcgtttcatttcggtataccccctacatccctaacaatttgttttacatattccaaatgttgcctggctacacaattttttccttctacctgtccctccaatattaaagcgactattccaggatgccttaatatgtggcctataagtgttTCTTCTcttagctatattttttccaaatgcttctttcttcatatatttgccgcaacacctcttcatttgtcactttatccacccatctgatttttaacattttcctgtaacaccgcatttcaaaagcttctaatcttttcttctcgggtactcggatcgtccaagttttacatccatataaagcgacgctcgaaacatatactttcaaaaatcttttcctgacttttaaaactaacatttaaatCCTCATTTAATAaccttcatataaaaaaaaaaatctatcagggtatacattttttttaccaataaaatttaggacatagcaataataaaaaatagtgccAATTACATAAATGTAGTGATTTTTGTTTCTGTAGATTGTAAgatgttacattaaaattactggtCTACATTTTTACAGTAATCTAATGAAGTATTATTCTTTACAAATGATTGCAGAGTGAATTTTTGTATCGTGAATTAATGTGGTTTAGTtggataaataaatcaaaatcatataaaaacaatCTTAAGTTTATGATGCTGTGCGCTAaaaaaccaatggaaataagACCAGTATTCTatgttttaaacttaaataatgttgttaaggtaaaattttaacttttttattaaaaaattttttgttgtgtattatACTTAATATGAATATTAGATAAGCATagagaaaagtttaatttcatcAGTTTAACTATCAAGTGCTAACCATCTGAATCAGCTACTTAAGTGTACAGTTTACCTCACATAAGATACAAGTGTGTATTATGGGGAATTTATAACCATTTTCATCAAATGTAAGGCAAAAGGCACTAAGAATGGTAGAACCTGACGAAAACATCTTCAACTTAATATACGTGTATTTTAATCTACCCACAAACTAAGTATTTCAGAATTCTTCCCTCTGGCAACAGCATGACGATTAATAATGGTTTATAACCTAAACACCTAATGTATGTTTAAAGAAACTTGTTTCACAACCTTTTTAATGAATGTCTTTATTTTATGAGTCCTACAGATATTTGAGAGCTTGTACTCAAAATATCTGTTGTTTGTAGTCCTTTAGTGCAATTTTTCTTCCGGGTCACTTTTGCCACTTTATTTTCACctctatttattcaatttaaagaaaatcaataataatcatttaatattccAACAGAGTTTTCACAAATTCCTTTATCGGATGTCTATATTTAGCCAATAAGGGGCATAATTTTGCTGGGTGTATGGTTTTATTGATCTGGCTCAAAAAAACAGTGATTTACTGTTGAACTGTATGCCCCACTCATGGTATTTTATTAGTCCACTGATAGAATCTGTCATATTGTATGAAATTATTCAGTTGCTAGCAATAAATCGCGTATTTACTATTCATCTGATAGATGATTATAGTTCTGACAGATATACATTTGATTTTGTTCCAGTGAACGTAATACTCATCAGTTTCTGTTGAGTTCCTAGCTGTACAGAATCCTTGGTAATGAACAAGCTGATGTAACTGCCAAGAAAAAATTAGATGCACTTTTTGAAAATAGTcgcatattaaaagtaaatttcacaaattttacttttaaacagcagataaaataatactattttctgtttctatttctttactttattaaattttttaaaagtataaattgtaGACTATGGAATtcgtaaaaagtatatattacttTCATGTTTTCAGATCGCTCATGGAACATTTTCATACTTCAGTGTCATGAGAAGTTTAAAAAtgactaaacattaaaaaaataattcataaattgatATTATGAGTATTAGAAGTCGACACAATTTATCAGTAAATaggaaaatacattaataaaatagagTAGTGGATGGATTACTAGAGAAAAGATTAACGTAATCCTTTCAGTTAATACTAAAGGATACACTTTTAGTTTATACTTTcaatattgtttacaaataacaatctttttataataaaaaaagattacttaattaaaagtaaagttatttgttttaagttgTTTAGTGCTAATCTTACTTAATAAAACTTATCtgcagaatataatatttttcatttctattttttgtctTCCATTAATGTTTTACTACGGtaaaacatgtttttgtttttcctcTAATGACCAaacaaaataaggtttttttttttactgtgaaatACCACCtgatgaattatataattttactttagttaaattCTCTTCATTTCAaatcatattatatttcatttttatcttatcttttatataatacttaatagttctgtaaaattatcaaaaatgttgCCGCTACAGCAATCAGTGATAATATTACAGAGGACAAAAATAGAcacaattaattatgtttatagaaattataatttcatgagaacaaaaaaatgtttgttaataatggatgtaattctgaatactttttttattaatttttatcatgaagATTATTTGGATGTAATCTCTTCTTTTATCCGAGTTtcagaaaaaaggaataaattatataatttttataaaatcttttttatttacacaactaaaaatatcatttaaggGTTTTTTAAAACTACAGTATCTTTCATAAGCTTAAGGACACCTTAGAAAAACTGTTTATGTCAGTTTGTCTTTAAACTTATGAACTACATACAAATCTAATATGTCTGTGagaaacagctttaaaaaatacatcttttggtGAAAACCGCAAACTTCTAAGTTAgatgtttcaaattttatggtgtcatttatatattttaaatgagctAAAAttagcctgttttttttttataaagaataacctAGGCTAACGAGTGTGATatcattttaaagctgtgttttagattttttcaatagagtaataagaaaaattctaaaattttattttttgagttaaaaggGCTTacttaagtgattttaaaattttcatgaaattgttgtttttaagagagtaatattcaaaaatgtacaaatcactTTAAAGTGTCAGGTACACCAACTTAGAGTGTCAGGCATACCCACAGTAATTAAAAAGTCAAGTTGGCACTATTATCAGCTGTTTCCCACCAATACGGTGACGAATTAGCATTTCTTTCTTTGAGGTTAGgttggtgaaaagtttttttattaacaacggGTAAGAAAAGTGTTAGTGTAGAAGTGAAATGGCAAATAATCGGTCTCTGGAAAGCAAATAAAACATACAGAGACATTGCTGaacgattaaaaatatcaaaaacatgtgATCAAGAAACTGTCGTTGATCTTCCACAATGTGGTCGACCACGAAAAACGTCAATGAGGCAAGACAGAGCAATTATAAAGGTATCAAAACTTAATCGGTCTGCTAGTTTGCCTGATATAGTGACAAAAGTAGCACAAAATCATGGAATTCAGGGTAGTACTGCTACTCTTTCTAGACGTTTAAAAGAATCTGGAATGGAATTGCATTTCGCATTAGCAAACCCTCTTTTAAGCGCTGTCCACAAGTCAAAATGTCATCAGTTTTGCAAGCAAATGAAGAACTGATTGAAAGAAGCTTGGCGAAGAGTTGTCTTTTCTGATGAAAGCAGATTCTAGTTgtattcaaacagaaaaattatggtcaggcaaacaaaaactgaaaagtttctaCCGGCCTGCATCATTCCTGCCGTGTAAGGTGGAGATGCTGTTTTGGTGTGAGGTTACATAACTTCAGAGGGTGCTGGACACCTTAGAATAATGGATGGGACAATGAACAGCatacagtacataaaaacaatGGGAGAATTCACGCTTCCTAATGCCCATAACCTGTCTGGTGAGAATTTTATCTTCCAGCAAGACAATGCACCTTATCATAAATCATGAGTTACCAAGGCACGGTTTGATGCAAATGTTGAGGAACTTTTGGACTGGCCTGCTCGTAGTCCTGACCTAAATCCGATTGCGAATTTATGGAATCGGATGACACTGCAACTTGctaaaagaaaacctaaaaataaggCTGAGTTACAACTTCAAATTGCAAGTCTGTGGCAACAGTTGATGAAAGAAAAATGTCTGGAATTGATTGAATCAATGCCTAATAGAGTAGCAGCATGCCTAAAATCATATGGAGGtcatacaaaatactaaatattttaaaaatgatgtagaattatctctgttatttttattttttatttttatttgtattaaataaagattttgtcatgaaatactgatttttttagttatttttaacttgtCCTTAAACTTATGAAAGATTCTGTACAAATTATggcattttaaggaaaattaccTAGAAAAACACTGATGATCCCTGAACCCCTAATGAATCCATatcagttttatgttaaaaaaatatatcttttggtGAAGATTCATGGATGGAGTGAATGAATTCCAGTGGGTGATTTAACTGGTTTTTCACTTGGCTTTGCCACATAGAACCGTattcataactataaaaaattttacaaacttgtaTTACCTACCCGCAATTATAAAGTTTCCTAGCGTATTTGAATACATTTACAGTGATGTAATTAAACTGTATAGTCTTCTTggctgaaacaaaaaaaatgttgtcctTATATCAAGGAGCTGCTAAGGAAGAAcagattaagatttttaaattaaaaaggtaaacatttatctatttatttattaatcaataataaatatttagttccATTTAAGTCGATTAAATGCAATcttatataactaatattaataataatagttatcatttttttattataaactgataaacTGGCCATgaacataacatatatattattactataataacaataacagtaatcataataaatataatttcatttctgttaaaaataataaatataataattgattattttattaaagtacattttaatcaaatattatataattccaaactctatttttctttattttatacatttgtaaaaataataataattttattactgttagtctgtaattaaaatactttggTCCTCATTAATCTTAAGGCATTGAAAGTTGTATATCCAGTGAAATAACAGTTTATCCTCTGTAAACTACTTTTCTGGGTACGTTCAGATATTACGTTATCTTAAAAAAAGTTCActgaaaactaaactgaatttggaagcaatttcaaaaaattaggtGAAATCTTTACATTATAATTACCTTTTTATAGCAGTTTACTCTGCGTACTTCAACTCAGAAAATAACTAAGGCTtttcaaaatgttgaaaatcTCTGTGAAAGTGATTGTCATATTACATGCACAACTATTAACAAGTACACAGTGAAAATACTTTGTTTTCTGTCTGTTCCcttacttgtgtttttttaaatagaattcataCGCCGACTCCATGCTAGATGAAACAGCAGTGTCGTTCAGCGGCCTTTCATCTAGAAATTtttgggttcaaatcctaatCAGGCTTGTCATATTTCACGAGCTAAAAAATCCATTATAGGAAAATAAATTGgatgttatttgttattatgaataaatatctaaagaatggattgaaatttgtaatataagtttaatattagattatctacaaaaaaaagtaaatcttataaaaattgcagaaagtagtaattttaattttttcattattactaatataataaagaGATCAGTAACTACAAATGGCACTACATATTTCAGTTAGTTGTGCTTCATGTGgaccatatttaaaaaagaaggaaaaacaatTTCAGTTGAAAGCATGCAGCAATTGATACACTTTGTTTTCTATGTGATAATCTCAGTAATTTACTAAAACATGACAGCATTATTCTTTGCAGTTCTATTATCGTAGTATGGAAGTGcgacaaaatattttcagtttgatatgagggaaaaaataatttatttatgttaaatgtaattCTGGCTCAGATTTTAGTAGCCTgtgatattatttaatcttaGGTTAGATGGTCACAAGTATTTTATATccactgataaaattttattgtaataaattatacagagtTATTTATCAATATGTAGCTGTATTATTCTTAACAAAGAAatcaaaaacattgtttaaatttctgttttgaaatgtTAAGAACAAATGAATCTGTAATAAACACTAATAAAGTACATCTGACTGACCTTTATGTGATGTAGAATAATccttttatgaatgaaaattaatttttggaaggGGTGGGGCAATCGGCAGAAAACTGGAAATAATGGTTGTTGTGCACTGTAGTGTTAAAGAATTCTCGAAAATTGAAGGGAGGTGTGAATAATGATCGtgctaaatttatttactgtcaaAGAGTTAGTGAATGCAACTATATTATTTACACATGTAGATATAAAT
Above is a genomic segment from Lycorma delicatula isolate Av1 chromosome 12, ASM4794821v1, whole genome shotgun sequence containing:
- the LOC142333085 gene encoding odorant receptor 56a-like isoform X2, coding for MDSPGVSGVESEFLYRELMWFSWINKSKSYKNNLKFMMLCAKKPMEIRPVFYVLNLNNVVKIAHGTFSYFSVMRSLKMTKH